A window from Vulpes lagopus strain Blue_001 chromosome 23, ASM1834538v1, whole genome shotgun sequence encodes these proteins:
- the TFAP2E gene encoding transcription factor AP-2-epsilon, with amino-acid sequence MLVHTYPAMERPDGPGAAAVGARLPPLPPAPYGPAPPLSHTPAADFQPPYFPPPYPQPPLPYGPAPDAAAAFPHLAADPFGGLGPLAQPQPPQPAWAAPRAAARAHDEPPGLLAPPARAPGLDPRRDYAAAAAPRLLHGLADAPLGLPGLAAPPGLEDLQAVAEPGMDLLDQSVIKKAPVPPKAGGLAALSLPKDGLGGGVVNPSEVFCSVPGRLSLLSSTSKYKVTVGEVQRRLSPPECLNASLLGGVLRRAKSKNGGRCLRERLEKIGLNLPAGRRKAANVTLLTSLVEGEAVHLARDFGYVCETEFPAKAAAEYVSRQHTEPAQLPSRKSMLLAARQICKEFADLMAQDRSPLGASRPGLLLEPGVQGRLTHFSLLTHGFGGPAICAALTAFQNYLLESLKGLDQMFAGAAGGPGEPEAPGKDTKCRK; translated from the exons ATGCTGGTGCACACCTACCCCGCCATG gagcgCCCCGACGGGCCGGGCGCCGCTGCCGTTGGGGCCCGCCtgccgcccctgccccccgcgcCCTACGGGCCGGCGCCGCCGCTGAGCCACACGCCCGCCGCCGACTTCCAGCCGCCCTACTTCCCGCCGCCCTACCCGCAGCCGCCGCTGCCCTACGGCCCTGCGCCcgacgccgccgccgccttccCGCACCTGGCGGCGGACCCGTTCGGCGGCCTGGGCCCCCTGGCGCagccgcagcccccgcagcccgcctgggccgcgccccgcgccgccgcccgcgcccacGACGAGCCGCCCGGCCTCCtggcgccgcccgcccgcgccccgggccTCGACCCGCGCCGCGActacgccgccgccgccgcgccccgcctcCTGCACGGCCTGGCCGACGCGCCCCTCGGCCTCCCGGGGCTGGCGGCGCCCCCCGGCCTGGAGGACCTGCAG GCCGTGGCTGAGCCGGGGATGGATCTCCTGGACCAGTCTGTGATCAAGAAAG CCCCTGTGCCCCCCAAAGCCGGCGGCCTGGCGGCCCTCTCGCTGCCCAAAGACGGCCTGGGTGGTGGCGTCGTGAACCCCAGCGAGGTCTTCTGCTCGGTGCCAGGCCGCCTGTCGCTGCTCAGCTCAACGTCCAAGTACAAGGTGACGGTGGGGGAGGTCCAGCGGCGACTGTCGCCTCCCGAGTGCCTCAATGCGTCCCTCCTGGGCGGTGTCCTTCGCAG GGCCAAGTCCAAGAACGGGGGCCGCTGCCTGAGGGAGCGCCTGGAGAAGATCGGGCTCAACTTGCCCGCCGGCCGTCGCAAGGCCGCCAACGTGACGCTCCTGACCTCCCTGGTGGAAG GAGAGGCCGTGCACCTGGCCCGAGACTTCGGCTACGTGTGTGAGACCGAGTTCCCGGCCAAGGCAGCAGCCGAGTACGTGAGCCGCCAGCACACCGAGCCCGCGCAGCTGCCCAGCCGCAAGAGCATGCTGCTGGCTGCCAG GCAGATCTGCAAGGAGTTCGCAGACCTGATGGCGCAGGACCGCTCCCCGCTGGGCGCCAGCCGCCCGGGCCTGCTGCTGGAGCCGGGGGTACAGGGCCGCCTGACGCACTTCAGCCTGCTCACCCACGGCTTCGGGGGGCCGGCCATCTGCGCCGCGCTCACCGCCTTCCAGAACTACCTGCTCGAGTCGCTCAAGGGCCTGGACCAGATGTTTGCGGGCGCAGCCGGCGGGCCCGGGGAGCCCGAGGCCCCGGGGAAGGACACCAAGTGCCGCAAGTGA